In Tachysurus vachellii isolate PV-2020 chromosome 1, HZAU_Pvac_v1, whole genome shotgun sequence, a genomic segment contains:
- the armc6 gene encoding armadillo repeat-containing protein 6 → MAKRRITQETFDSAVIENIEEFDLEESEALKEAVEQFESQGVDLSNIVKAVPKASSEETPDDQTHEVLQALQSLKRALESSSTSVLESLNLFTEQCSLGFAQRYLAAQNDAYPSLLSCCQSAGEDNKVLSATLAALSALTDGQPDLLDAEGQRFLINTLRRHQDDPAMTCLGIRTVRHCCLKHEQNRQGLVKAGVLNILTSAITRHVERPEVVKEACAALRVMTFDDDVRVPFGQAHEHSRMIVQEHNGLKVIVEAAKAHPENVPVLSELCATLSRLAVRNEFCQDIVDLGGLKFIMTLLADSMDCQDLVKQVLSAVRAIAGNDDVKDAVVNVGGTELIVMAINRHLSNAQVCDQGCAALSMIALRKPSNCKDIMESGGALAALQAMKTHPKEVNVQKQSCMLLRNLVSRSQDFTQPILEMGAEALIGQALASHRDCSDVAKAALRDLGCQVELRELWTGKKGSLSN, encoded by the exons ATGGCGAAACGCAGAATAACACAGGAGACGTTTGACTCGGCGGTGATAGAAAACATTGAGGAGTTTGACTTGGAGGAAAGCGAAGCTCTGAAGGAAGCAGTCGAGCAGTTTGAGTCTCAGG gtGTGGACTTGAGTAATATTGTGAAGGCAGTACCAAAAGCATCTTCTGAAGAAACTCCAGATGATCAAACTCATGAAGTCCTCCAG GCTCTGCAGTCTCTCAAACGTGCATTAGAGTCCTCGTCCACTTCTGTGTTGGAGAGCTTAAATCTCTTCACCGAGCAGTGCTCCCTCGGCTTTGCTCAGCGATACCTGGCGGCCCAGAATGATGCCTATCCCTCACTCCTGTCCTGCTGCCAGTCTGCAGGTGAAGACAACAAAGTGCTCTCTGCTACTCTCGCTGCTCTTTCTGCTCTCACTGACGGACAGCCGGATCTTCTGGATGCTGAGGGTCAGCGTTTTTTGATAAACACCTTACGCCGCCACCAGGACGATCCGGCAATGACCTGCCTGGGTATCCGGACGGTGCGTCACTGCTGTCTGAAGCACGAGCAGAACAGGCAGGGCCTGGTGAAGGCAGGGGTTCTAAACATACTCACCAGTGCCATAACGCGGCATGTCGAGCGGCCTGAGGTGGTCAAAGAGGCCTGCGCCGCTCTCAGAGTCATGACCTTTGACGATGATGTGCGTGTTCCTTTCGGTCAAGCACACGAGCATTCCAGAATGATTGTACAGGAGCACAATGGTTTGAAGGTCATTGTAGAAGCCGCTAAAG CTCATCCTGAGAACGTGCCAGTCCTCAGTGAGCTGTGTGCCACTCTGTCCCGCCTCGCTGTGAGGAACGAGTTCTGCCAAGACATTGTAGATTTGGGAGGATTGAAGTTTATAATGACGCTGCTAGCAGACAGCATGGACTGTCAG GATCTTGTAAAGCAGGTGTTGAGTGCGGTGCGGGCGATTGCAGGCAATGACGATGTCAAAGACGCCGTCGTGAATGTAGGAGGAACAGAGCTTATTGTCATGGCGATAAACCGGCACCTGAGTAACGCACAG GTGTGCGACCAGGGCTGTGCTGCTCTCTCCATGATCGCTCTGCGCAAACCCAGTAACTGCAAAGACATCATGGAGAGCGGAGGAGCTTTGGCCGCGCTGCAAGCCATGAAGACGCATCCAAAGGAAGTGAATGTTCAG AAACAGTCATGCATGCTGCTCAGAAACTTGGTGTCACGATCACAAGATTTCACCCAGCCCATTTTGGAGATGGGGGCAGAGGCACTGATTGGTCAGGCCCTGGCCTCTCACAGGGACTGCAGTGACGTGGCGAAAGCCGCTCTCAGAGACCTGGGCTGTCAGGTggagctgagagaactgtggACTGGCAAGAAAGGAAGCCTGAGTaactaa